A part of Paenibacillus donghaensis genomic DNA contains:
- a CDS encoding sigma-70 family RNA polymerase sigma factor, translating into MKEQMSYSEQYITQRVRDYSDMVLRLAFAYLRNRADAQDVCQDVFIRLFKQPRTFTDHEHEWSWIIRVTINRCKDMLRSPWKRKNILTREVDLPIRDSQGREVVAYVLELPAKYRLVIHLYYFEHYSTAEVAALLQLKEATVRTQLRRARELLRTAMGGTGNA; encoded by the coding sequence TTGAAGGAGCAGATGTCTTATTCGGAACAATATATCACGCAGCGGGTCCGAGACTACTCTGATATGGTGCTGCGGCTGGCATTCGCCTATCTCCGCAACAGGGCCGATGCACAGGATGTATGCCAGGATGTTTTTATCCGCTTGTTCAAGCAGCCCCGGACGTTTACGGATCATGAGCATGAGTGGTCCTGGATCATCCGCGTGACAATCAACCGCTGCAAGGATATGTTGCGCAGTCCCTGGAAGCGGAAGAATATACTCACCCGGGAGGTCGATCTGCCTATCCGGGACAGCCAAGGCCGGGAGGTGGTTGCTTATGTACTGGAGCTGCCGGCTAAATACAGGCTGGTGATCCATCTCTATTATTTCGAGCATTACAGCACAGCTGAGGTTGCGGCGCTGCTTCAGCTGAAAGAAGCCACAGTCCGCACACAGCTGAGAAGAGCCAGAGAGCTGCTCAGAACCGCGATGGGAGGGACCGGTAATGCATAG